From Sceloporus undulatus isolate JIND9_A2432 ecotype Alabama chromosome 6, SceUnd_v1.1, whole genome shotgun sequence, one genomic window encodes:
- the TNNI3 gene encoding troponin I, cardiac muscle, whose amino-acid sequence MAEEEEITYEEEEEEEYVEEETEETVVETKQEQPPPKPAPPPPPPATVPPLRRKSSANYRAYAVEPHDKRKSKITASRKLQLKSLMLQVAKQEMEKEEQESAQEKERYLSEHCTPLELAGLGLTELQDMCRQLHRQIDKVDEERYDMEARVSKSINEIEDLNQKIFDLRGKFKRPALRRVRLSADAMMQALLGSKHKVSMDLRANLKQVKKDDTEKENREVGDWRKNIDALSGMEGRKKKFEASTAGQA is encoded by the exons tatgaagaggaggaggaggaagaatatgTGGAGGAGGAAACGGAAGAAACTGTAGTTGAGACAAAACAAGAACAACCACCTCCCAagcctgctccccctcctcctccccctgctaCTGTCCCTCCCCTCCGTCGGAAATCTTCTGCAAATTATCGAGCTTATGCCGTTGAGCCACATGATAAG AGAAAATCCAAGATAACAGCATCTCGGAAACTACAACTTAAG TCACTGATGCTCCAGGTGGCAAAGCAggaaatggaaaaggaggaacaAGAGAGTGCCCAGGAAAAAGAGCGATACCTCTCAGAGCACTGCACACCTTTAGAACTAGCTGGCCTTGGCCTCACAGAGCTGCAG GATATGTGTCGTCAGCTCCACAGGCAGATTGACAAGGTTGATGAAGAGCGCTATGACATGGAGGCCCGGGTCAGCAAGAGCATCAATGAG ATTGAGGACCTGAACCAGAAGATCTTTGACCTGCGAGGCAAATTTAAGCGTCCAGCTCTTCGCCGTGTCCGTCTCTCAGCAGATGCCATGATGCAGGCCCTACTAGGCTCCAAGCACAAGGTCTCCATGGATCTGCGGGCCAACCTCAAACAGGTCAAGAAAGATGACACGGAGAAG GAGAATCGGGAGGTGGGTGACTGGCGGAAGAACATTGATGCTTTGAGCGGCATGGAGGGGCGCAAGAAGAAATTTGAGGCCTCCACTGCAGGGCAAGCGTGA
- the FGF21 gene encoding fibroblast growth factor 21 codes for MMAISVPLGCKSSLLFLISLAFWAALLHTAPALPLPNSNPIYQFDGQVRLRHLYTADEQTHLHLEILSDGTVHGSRFQNPFSLMEIKAVKPGIIRMQAKKTSRFLCMKPNGRLYGSLFYSEEACNFREMILRDGYNLYYSESYNIPISLSSTGNLGQSRQLPPFSQFLPLVNKIPLEPVFVDYDFYEQQLDVESADPLSILGQNPGFMSPSYVF; via the exons ATGATGGCCATTTCTGTCCCTCTTGGATGCAAAAGCAGCCTCCTCTTTCTCATCAGCCTTGCTTTCTGGGCTGCCTTGCTCCACACAGCTCCTGCTCTCCCGCTGCCAAATTCCAATCCCATCTACCAATTTGATGGGCAGGTCCGGCTTCGGCACCTCTACACAGCGGACGAGCAAACACACCTCCACTTGGAGATCTTGTCAGATGGCACAGTGCATGGATCCAGGTTTCAGAATCCCTTCA GTTTGATGGAGATCAAAGCTGTGAAGCCAGGAATCATTCGCATGCAGGCCAAAAAGACCTCTAGATTTCTCTGCATGAAGCCCAATGGACGTCTCTATGGCTCA CTGTTCTACTCTGAGGAGGCGTGCAACTTCCGTGAGATGATTCTCCGTGATGGCTACAACCTCTATTATTCTGAAAGCTACAATATTCCTATCAGTCTCAGCTCAACGGGGAACCTGGGCCAGAGCCGTCAGTTGCCTCCCTTCTCCCAGTTCCTGCCATTAGTCAACAAAATCCCCCTTGAACCCGTGTTTGTGGACTACGACTTCTATGAACAGCAATTGGATGTTGAGTCGGCTGACCCTCTGAGCATCTTAGGCCAAAACCCTGGTTTCATGAGCCCAAGCTATGTCTTCTGA